The nucleotide window TTAGCTTTCATCGCCCAAAACAAGGCAACAAAAGCTAATTGCATAATTATTATATTCCGGTATTTTAATCCGGAAAGTACTATCCTGATAAAAATACTATCCGGGATTAACAACTCATTTCACCGGCGTTTTTCTTGGCGGATAAAAGGTTGTAAGCCCCTTTAACGACCACTTTGGCCGTTTTGATGTTAAAACCTTCGGGCAGCATGATTTCACTATACCCGTTATCGGAGACACCTTTATGAACTTCCACCATGCGGTATTCGGTAAACGATTTGCCGTTCTCCTTTTTATCTTTGTTAAAAACAAAAATATAATCCTTGTCTTCGAAAGTTACTACGGCTTCCGAGGGCAGGGCATTTACCCTGCCACTGGAGGCATCAATCACCGCATTCACATACATTCCGGGCAGCACGTTTTTGCTATTGCCCGTCACGCTGGCATAAACCTTACAGGTTTTATCGGAATCAACCGATTTGCCGGTCTGGTAAACCACAGCTTCGTGTTGCACTGCATCATTATTGGTGAAGAAATGTATCTTCTGTCCCCTGGCCACCTTGTCCGCATCCTTCTGAAACAGGGTAAGCTCAAGAAAAAGCTTACTGCTGTTCACCACCTCAAACAAAACATCGGCAGGTGAAACAAACTTGCCCAGGTTCACATTCACGGCCTTAATGTAACCCGAAATGGGCGATTTCACGCAAATGCTGCGACTGATGTTATCAATGCGCAGTTTTGCGGGATTGATGCCCAAAAGAGCCAGTTTCTGGCCCAAAGCTTTCACCTGTACCTTAAGACTCCTGTAATCTGCTGTTGTTTGCTGAAAAGTCTTGGCAGAATTAATATTCCCGCTGTACAGATCCTTCTGCCTCTTGTATTCTGCCTCGCTGTATTGAAGCTGGCTGGTGCTTTCCAGATATTTTTGCTGCAGGTCAATAAAATCCTGATTCTCGATAATGGCAAGTGTCTGGCCCTTTTGTACCAAGCTGCCCGGAATCAGCCTGATATTTTTAACAAAACCGCCCATGGGTGTACATACAGATGCCAGGTTCTGAGGCGCAACCGAAACAGTGCCGCTCACTTTCAGCGTGCCGCTCAGCGCACGCTTTTCTATCGAACCGGTTCTGATTTCGGCAAATTTAACCTGGTCGGCACGCATCTCAACAATATCATCAGGAAGCACTTCGGTTTCTTTGGTTTCTTCACCAGCTTTCTTCCCGCCCCTGCAGGAAACAAAAGCAATGAGCATAACCGGTAATATTATTTTTGAAATAAATCTATATTTTGACATGATACAAAATTTTAAAATGTTTTACCCGTAATAAAGTCAATGTTGATGATGGTTTGATTAAAGCTGTTGAGCGCATCCAGGTAATTTTGCCTGATAGTCAAAGCCCTGTTGAGACTGAGGATATATTCGAGATAATCAATCGCCCCGGCCTTGTAACTGCCCGTCGCCTGCACGATAATCATATCGGCCTCAGGAATAGCCTGCTGCTCGTAATATTCGACACTGCCTAAGTACTTGCCATATTCATCAAGTAATTCCCGGTAATTGGCAGAAAGCGATTTGGCAAACAGTTCGCTATTGTTGCGGGCAATGCTTTCATTGATTTTTGCTGCTTTAATTTTCGAGGTATGAGGGACAAACCAGAGCGGGACAGCAATTCCCGCCTGTATACCTGTAAAACGGTCGCCTGCGCCGAATGTGCGGGACACCCCGTTTACATCCTGCGTGCCCCGGATGGTCTGGCTGAAATACCCGACACTGAAATCAGGCATCATTCGGCTGCGCTCAAGTTTCGTTTCAAGCTGCGATATTTCAACCTGCTGCCTGCTGTTTCCCAAAGCAGGGTTCTGTGCAATGGCCGTACTGTCACAAACAGGAATAAAACTTATCCGCTTCAATACGGTATCCGAAGGATAAATAGGGATACGGGTATTCAAAAGCGCTTGCAGCTTACGGTTATATATGACTATATCGGCAGATGTTTGTTGCAGCTGGTTTTTAATTTCAAGGCTTTGCGAACGGGCGGTGATTACATCAAGACGGTTTGTCTCGCCAGCTTTAGCCTTCCTTTCCGCAGCCACCAGGAAACCTGCAAACAGGCTGTCCTGACTGGCCAATAATTTTCGCCTCGAATAAAGATACGCCAGTTGCCAGTAAACCTGTTTTACCCGGGTTGCAATCTCAAGCTGTGAACCTTTCAACTGCCATTCGCTGCTCTTCACATTAGCCCCGGCAAGCCTGGACTGGTTAAGGTAGACCGTGGGGAAAGCAAACGACTGCGAGACGGTGAAGCTGTTGTCCCTGGAATAAGAATTAAACTGCCCGTATTCCATTTCCAGGCCTGTTTTGCCAATATCCCAGGAAGCGCCTTTCAAAGCTTTCTGAACATCGACCTGGTAGCCTGAAGAACGTACGGAAAGATTGCTGTCCAATGCCATTTTTATGGCATTGGACAAATCAATAGGGTTGGCCTGCTGGGCTTTTATGCAATTAAAAAATGAAGGAACAACAAACAACAATAAAAGCAAAGATAAATGCTTTGCAGACTTTCTTATGAACAGCTTCCTGAATGAATGTGTTGAAAATATGATGTAAAACACAGGCAGGACAACCAATGTGAGCAAAGTTGCCGTGATAAGCCCGCCAATTACAACTGTTGCCAAGGGCTTCTGAACTTCAGCACCGGCCGAGGTCGACAAGGCCATAGGTAAAAAGCCCAAAGAAGCAACGGAAGCAGTAATGATGACCGGCCGCAGGCGGGTTTGCAGGCCCTTCAGCACCCGTTCGGTTATATCTGTTACTCCTTTTTGTTCTAGCCGGTTAAATTCGGCAATCAATACAATTCCATTCAGCACCGCCACCCCAAAGAGGGCAATAAAACCAATACCTGCAGAAATGGAAAAATTCATACCCCTTATCCAAAGGGCAAATACACCGCCAATTGTTGCCAGGGGCACGGCCATATATATAAGCAGGGCCTGTTTAACCGAATGGAAAGTAAAATAAAGCAATACGAAGATCAGGAGCAATGCAACGGGCACAGCGAATGACAATCTTTTCTGCGCTGCCTCCAGGTTCTGGAACTGGCCGCCATAAGACACATAATAACCGGCCGGAAGCTGCACCTGCTTGTCTATTTTTGAAGAAACATCCTTAATAACGCTTTGAACATCCCTGTTCCGTACATTAAAACCAATGGTGATCCGTCTCTTGGTATTTTCCCTTGATACCTGAGCCGGGCCGGATTGAATGGAAACATC belongs to Bacteroidota bacterium and includes:
- a CDS encoding efflux RND transporter periplasmic adaptor subunit, with translation MSKYRFISKIILPVMLIAFVSCRGGKKAGEETKETEVLPDDIVEMRADQVKFAEIRTGSIEKRALSGTLKVSGTVSVAPQNLASVCTPMGGFVKNIRLIPGSLVQKGQTLAIIENQDFIDLQQKYLESTSQLQYSEAEYKRQKDLYSGNINSAKTFQQTTADYRSLKVQVKALGQKLALLGINPAKLRIDNISRSICVKSPISGYIKAVNVNLGKFVSPADVLFEVVNSSKLFLELTLFQKDADKVARGQKIHFFTNNDAVQHEAVVYQTGKSVDSDKTCKVYASVTGNSKNVLPGMYVNAVIDASSGRVNALPSEAVVTFEDKDYIFVFNKDKKENGKSFTEYRMVEVHKGVSDNGYSEIMLPEGFNIKTAKVVVKGAYNLLSAKKNAGEMSC
- a CDS encoding efflux RND transporter permease subunit, which codes for TNTIEMVKKANQILLSKFPEIKHTVCKIGSGEIPTDPTPMETGDYIITLKNKSEWTSAKNKEELIEKMEEALVPLAGVKFEFQQPIQMRTNELLSGSKQDIAIKIFGDDLSTLAEKAGDVARIIRKIDGVEDINVEKVTGLAQVQITYNRDRLAQYGLSVDEVNRVLRAAFAGSQAGVVFDEEKRFGLVVRLDKDYRQNLEDVKNLMVALPNGVQVPFEQVADVSIQSGPAQVSRENTKRRITIGFNVRNRDVQSVIKDVSSKIDKQVQLPAGYYVSYGGQFQNLEAAQKRLSFAVPVALLLIFVLLYFTFHSVKQALLIYMAVPLATIGGVFALWIRGMNFSISAGIGFIALFGVAVLNGIVLIAEFNRLEQKGVTDITERVLKGLQTRLRPVIITASVASLGFLPMALSTSAGAEVQKPLATVVIGGLITATLLTLVVLPVFYIIFSTHSFRKLFIRKSAKHLSLLLLLFVVPSFFNCIKAQQANPIDLSNAIKMALDSNLSVRSSGYQVDVQKALKGASWDIGKTGLEMEYGQFNSYSRDNSFTVSQSFAFPTVYLNQSRLAGANVKSSEWQLKGSQLEIATRVKQVYWQLAYLYSRRKLLASQDSLFAGFLVAAERKAKAGETNRLDVITARSQSLEIKNQLQQTSADIVIYNRKLQALLNTRIPIYPSDTVLKRISFIPVCDSTAIAQNPALGNSRQQVEISQLETKLERSRMMPDFSVGYFSQTIRGTQDVNGVSRTFGAGDRFTGIQAGIAVPLWFVPHTSKIKAAKINESIARNNSELFAKSLSANYRELLDEYGKYLGSVEYYEQQAIPEADMIIVQATGSYKAGAIDYLEYILSLNRALTIRQNYLDALNSFNQTIINIDFITGKTF